A genome region from Triticum aestivum cultivar Chinese Spring chromosome 2B, IWGSC CS RefSeq v2.1, whole genome shotgun sequence includes the following:
- the LOC123040215 gene encoding uncharacterized protein: MGVTNKRQIFSLEGASTEAMIQLLRITDNHGVLCVTIFFRNHQVLMIVTWSGLNTQDVDVFSYKTCYATLPPEAPTCPSDSGVFNDFTMLAAKAQSTEVVNVCSRWGGFARTFSSSVESQLEMRLPE, from the exons ATGG GGGTAACCAACAAGCGACAAATATTCAGTCTTGAGGGCGCAAGTACTGAAGCTATGATCCAGCTGTTGAGAATAACTGATAATCATGGTGTCTTATGTGTAACTATTTTCTTCAGAAATCACCAAGTACTT ATGATTGTTACTTGGTCTGGACTCAATACTCAAGATGTGGATGTTTTCTCCTATAAAACCTGCTATGCTACCCTCCCTCCCGAGGCACCTACGTGCCCAAGCGATTCTGGGGTGTTCAATGATTTTACTATG CTGGCTGCTAAAGCCCAATCAACAGAAGTTGTGAATGTGTGCTCCAGATGGGGTGGTTTTGCTAGAACTTTCAG TTCCTCGGTGGAAAGCCAACTGGAAATGAGGTTACCGGAATAG